One window of Mesorhizobium sp. PAMC28654 genomic DNA carries:
- a CDS encoding c-type cytochrome → MKSLMFALMTAILAANEPAHGLEASPAGNAEAGAAVFKRCMACHSVGPDAKNGVGPVLNGVVGRAAGVYPDYSYSAANKNSGLIWDEPTLTTYLHAPRKLVPGTKMTFAGLSKDQEIADVIAYLKQFDAQGQKVGP, encoded by the coding sequence ATGAAATCGCTGATGTTCGCATTGATGACAGCAATTCTTGCTGCAAACGAGCCTGCCCATGGGCTGGAGGCATCGCCTGCTGGCAATGCCGAAGCCGGCGCAGCCGTCTTCAAGAGGTGTATGGCCTGCCACTCGGTCGGCCCCGATGCCAAGAACGGAGTTGGTCCGGTCCTGAATGGAGTCGTCGGCCGGGCGGCCGGTGTGTATCCGGACTACAGTTACTCCGCAGCCAACAAGAATTCGGGCCTGATCTGGGATGAACCGACGCTTACGACCTATCTGCATGCGCCGCGCAAACTGGTGCCCGGTACGAAAATGACTTTCGCCGGTCTCAGCAAGGACCAGGAGATCGCCGATGTGATCGCCTATCTGAAACAGTTCGACGCTCAGGGCCAGAAGGTCGGCCCCTGA
- a CDS encoding GMC oxidoreductase yields MNGQADICVKIAKEMGATKVDRSIPPVPYSIVPYQSTHNTGGAVFGADPTPSVLNKHLQVWDVPNVFVTGACVFPQNAGKNPTGPVGALAYWAVDTIKNQYLKNPGPLVPS; encoded by the coding sequence ATGAACGGTCAGGCCGACATTTGCGTGAAGATCGCCAAGGAGATGGGTGCTACCAAGGTCGATCGGAGTATTCCTCCCGTGCCCTATTCGATCGTGCCCTATCAGAGCACACACAACACAGGCGGGGCAGTCTTCGGCGCTGATCCAACCCCCAGTGTCCTGAATAAACATCTTCAGGTCTGGGATGTTCCGAATGTGTTCGTCACGGGGGCCTGTGTGTTCCCTCAGAACGCCGGAAAGAACCCGACTGGACCGGTAGGCGCTCTTGCCTACTGGGCGGTGGACACGATCAAGAATCAGTATCTCAAGAACCCCGGCCCATTGGTTCCCTCCTGA
- a CDS encoding IS3 family transposase (programmed frameshift), translated as MSPKSSSAKKPAEQVVKDIRRATRRHFSAEDKIRIVLDGLRGEDSIAELCRKEGIAQSLYYTWSKEFMEAGKRRLAGDTARAATSDEVKDLRREAGALKECVADLTLENRLLKKKHDRGWGRARMRYPASEKLEIIRIVEQSHLPTRKTLDRLGIPRRTFYRWYDRYVEGGPEALQDRPSAPSRVWNRIPPAIHDQIIELALEQSELSPRELAVRFTDETRYFVSEASVYRLLKAYDLITSPAYVVIKAANEFHTKTTRPNEMWQTDFTYFKIIGWGWMYLSTVLDDYSRYIIAWKLCSTMRAEDVTDTLDMALTASGCDQAHVHHKPRLLSDNGPSYIAGELADYIQDQRMSHVRGAPMHPQTQGKIERWHQTLKNRILLENYFLPGDLEAQIAAFVEHYNHRRYHESLANVTPADAYFGRAAAIIKQRERIKRQTIQHRRLQHRKIAA; from the exons ATGAGCCCTAAATCCTCAAGTGCCAAGAAGCCTGCCGAGCAGGTGGTAAAGGACATTCGCCGGGCGACCCGGCGGCATTTTTCAGCGGAAGACAAGATCCGGATCGTGCTGGACGGGCTGCGCGGCGAAGACAGCATCGCCGAGCTGTGCCGCAAGGAAGGGATCGCGCAGAGCCTGTATTACACCTGGTCCAAGGAGTTCATGGAGGCCGGCAAGCGCCGATTGGCGGGTGATACCGCTCGTGCTGCCACCAGCGACGAGGTCAAGGATTTGCGCCGGGAGGCCGGCGCGCTGAAGGAATGCGTCGCTGATCTGACACTGGAAAACCGTCTGCTCA AAAAAAAGCATGATCGCGGATGGGGACGAGCAAGAATGAGATATCCCGCATCCGAAAAGCTCGAGATCATCAGGATCGTCGAGCAGTCACACCTGCCAACCCGCAAAACGCTGGACCGACTGGGCATCCCGCGCCGGACCTTCTATCGCTGGTATGACCGTTATGTCGAGGGCGGGCCTGAGGCGCTGCAGGATCGGCCCTCGGCGCCGAGCCGGGTGTGGAACCGCATCCCGCCTGCCATCCATGACCAGATCATCGAACTGGCGCTGGAGCAGTCCGAGCTCTCCCCGCGCGAACTGGCAGTACGGTTCACCGACGAGACGCGCTACTTCGTGTCAGAAGCCAGCGTTTACCGGCTCCTCAAGGCCTACGATCTGATCACCAGCCCGGCCTATGTGGTGATCAAGGCGGCGAACGAGTTCCACACCAAGACGACGCGACCCAACGAGATGTGGCAGACGGACTTCACCTACTTCAAGATCATCGGCTGGGGCTGGATGTACCTGTCGACCGTGCTCGACGATTACTCCCGCTACATCATCGCCTGGAAACTGTGCAGCACCATGCGGGCCGAGGACGTCACCGACACGCTGGACATGGCACTTACTGCCTCAGGGTGCGACCAGGCCCATGTGCACCACAAGCCTCGGCTGCTCAGCGATAATGGCCCCAGCTACATCGCCGGCGAACTGGCGGACTATATCCAGGACCAACGCATGAGCCATGTCCGGGGCGCTCCAATGCATCCCCAGACCCAAGGCAAGATCGAGCGCTGGCACCAGACCCTCAAAAACCGAATCCTCTTGGAGAACTACTTTCTGCCCGGCGACCTTGAGGCCCAGATCGCAGCCTTCGTCGAACATTACAACCATCGACGCTACCACGAGAGCCTGGCCAACGTAACGCCAGCCGACGCCTACTTCGGCAGGGCCGCAGCCATTATCAAACAGCGAGAAAGGATCAAACGCCAAACCATCCAACATCGGCGCTTGCAGCACCGCAAGATCGCCGCTTAA
- a CDS encoding GMC family oxidoreductase N-terminal domain-containing protein codes for MATKLNAVDVLIVGLGWTGGIIAKELASTKLKIVALERGGPRDTNPDFLDPQIHDELRYAARYDLMQNVRRETITFRNSESQTALPMRQLGSFLPGQGVGGAGVHWNGVTWRWLEWDHQAHTRTVDKYGEKIIPSDMHLQDWPITYDDLEPYYDKFEKTCGTSGKAGNLNGKKIVGGNVFEGSRKDEYPNPPMIAAQSMVMFEKAARDLGYHPFPNPSSNASRDYVNPDGVAFGQCHYCGFCERFGCEANAKASPHFTVIPLARQNPNFELRTNSIVLKVNLDSTRKKAVSVTYLDARGREFEQPADLIILSAYALGNVNLLLQSGIGVPYDPATGKGVVGRNYAYQCGGGLPPISTRRRS; via the coding sequence ATGGCCACCAAACTCAACGCGGTCGATGTCCTGATTGTCGGTCTTGGATGGACAGGCGGTATCATTGCCAAGGAGCTTGCGTCGACCAAGCTGAAAATCGTTGCTCTTGAGCGGGGAGGCCCGCGCGATACCAATCCGGACTTTCTCGATCCGCAGATCCATGACGAACTGCGCTACGCCGCCCGCTACGATCTCATGCAGAATGTGCGGCGAGAAACCATCACCTTCCGAAACAGTGAATCGCAAACGGCGCTACCGATGCGACAGCTTGGCTCGTTCCTGCCCGGCCAAGGCGTCGGCGGCGCCGGCGTGCACTGGAACGGCGTCACCTGGCGATGGCTCGAATGGGACCACCAGGCGCACACCAGGACGGTCGACAAGTATGGCGAAAAGATCATCCCTTCGGATATGCACCTGCAGGACTGGCCGATCACCTATGACGATCTCGAACCCTACTACGACAAGTTCGAGAAGACCTGCGGCACCTCCGGCAAGGCCGGCAATCTCAATGGCAAGAAGATCGTAGGCGGCAACGTTTTTGAAGGATCGCGCAAGGACGAGTATCCCAATCCACCGATGATTGCTGCGCAAAGCATGGTGATGTTCGAGAAGGCGGCCCGCGATCTCGGCTACCATCCTTTCCCCAATCCTTCGTCAAACGCGTCGCGGGATTACGTCAATCCCGACGGCGTGGCATTCGGCCAGTGTCACTATTGTGGCTTCTGCGAGCGTTTCGGCTGCGAGGCGAATGCCAAGGCAAGCCCTCACTTTACCGTCATTCCGCTTGCGCGGCAGAATCCGAATTTCGAGCTGCGCACCAACTCGATCGTGCTGAAGGTCAATCTCGACTCGACCCGCAAGAAGGCGGTCAGCGTTACCTATCTCGACGCACGCGGGCGGGAATTCGAACAGCCTGCCGATCTCATCATTCTCTCAGCTTACGCCCTCGGCAACGTCAACCTTCTGCTTCAGTCGGGTATCGGTGTGCCCTACGATCCGGCGACGGGAAAGGGCGTTGTCGGCCGCAACTATGCCTACCAATGCGGCGGCGGGCTTCCGCCTATTTCGACAAGAAGACGGTCATGA
- a CDS encoding gluconate 2-dehydrogenase subunit 3 family protein yields the protein MSTKEKSESDVGRRDFLKLFGAAGAAGAAASTLPLGGSASADEVVAAATDKTHHHVTDAAKSHAGDSGYEFFNVDESAFIEAAVDTLIPSDSTGPGAKELGVAIYIDRQMAGGYGKGDRLYLEGPFAEGTPEQGYQLPMTPSELIRVGIADVGAYVQKNHKSRFDALSAKDRAAVMADLEGKKVELPTVPTATFFGLLLQLTIEGYFADPMYGGNIDKAAWKMIGFPGADAMYMDKIEPFRNKPYAAEPKGIQDLI from the coding sequence ATGTCGACGAAAGAAAAGAGCGAAAGCGATGTGGGGCGTCGTGACTTTCTGAAGCTGTTCGGCGCGGCGGGAGCTGCCGGAGCGGCGGCGAGCACTTTGCCGCTGGGTGGATCCGCATCCGCGGACGAAGTGGTGGCCGCGGCGACCGACAAAACGCATCATCACGTAACCGACGCCGCGAAATCCCATGCCGGGGACTCGGGCTACGAATTCTTCAATGTGGACGAATCCGCCTTCATCGAAGCGGCGGTCGATACGCTCATTCCAAGTGATTCAACAGGCCCCGGCGCCAAGGAGCTCGGTGTCGCGATCTACATCGACCGCCAGATGGCAGGTGGGTACGGCAAGGGCGACCGGCTGTATCTGGAAGGACCTTTCGCCGAGGGCACGCCCGAGCAGGGCTATCAATTGCCGATGACGCCATCTGAGCTGATCCGTGTCGGCATCGCCGATGTCGGTGCCTATGTGCAGAAAAACCACAAGAGCAGGTTCGACGCCCTTTCGGCAAAAGATCGTGCCGCCGTGATGGCCGATCTCGAGGGCAAGAAGGTGGAGCTTCCAACCGTGCCAACCGCGACCTTTTTCGGACTGCTGCTTCAACTGACGATCGAGGGCTACTTCGCCGATCCGATGTATGGCGGAAATATAGACAAGGCGGCCTGGAAGATGATCGGCTTCCCCGGTGCGGACGCCATGTACATGGACAAGATCGAACCATTTCGGAACAAGCCCTATGCAGCTGAACCGAAGGGCATCCAGGACCTCATTTAG
- a CDS encoding BON domain-containing protein, whose amino-acid sequence MRFDSNIKQDLESELKWAPDIDAADVGVTVKKGAVSLTGYVPFYMQKYEAENAAKRVKGVLGIANDIEVRLPSSHQKTDPELARAAVEAISIELPSSCSPSAPVSQI is encoded by the coding sequence ATGAGATTCGACAGCAATATCAAGCAGGATTTGGAAAGCGAACTGAAATGGGCCCCCGACATCGATGCCGCAGACGTTGGTGTCACCGTTAAAAAGGGCGCCGTCTCGCTTACCGGCTACGTCCCTTTCTATATGCAGAAATACGAGGCGGAGAATGCGGCGAAGCGAGTCAAAGGCGTCCTCGGCATTGCCAACGACATTGAAGTTCGCCTTCCATCCAGCCATCAAAAGACAGATCCGGAACTCGCGCGGGCCGCAGTCGAGGCAATCTCCATCGAGCTTCCCTCTTCCTGTTCCCCGTCAGCACCTGTGTCCCAGATTTGA
- a CDS encoding BON domain-containing protein, with protein MAKEGWLTLEGDAEWQCQRNQVEAAARKVHGVKGVINRVVLKPRVAPVETKAKIENAFKRSAEVDAQHISVTADGGEVSLSGAVSSWSEKQEAERTAWRAPGVVRVHNHINIVG; from the coding sequence ATTGCGAAAGAGGGTTGGCTCACCCTGGAAGGCGACGCCGAGTGGCAATGCCAGCGCAATCAGGTCGAAGCCGCGGCGCGGAAGGTGCACGGCGTCAAAGGCGTCATTAATCGCGTGGTGCTGAAGCCGCGCGTGGCACCTGTAGAGACCAAGGCCAAGATCGAAAATGCATTCAAGCGAAGCGCAGAGGTCGACGCGCAGCATATCAGCGTTACCGCCGATGGTGGTGAAGTGAGCCTTTCCGGGGCAGTAAGCTCATGGTCAGAAAAACAGGAGGCCGAGCGAACCGCCTGGCGAGCACCGGGCGTTGTCAGGGTCCATAACCACATCAACATTGTCGGCTAG
- a CDS encoding DUF6522 family protein, whose product MMATIKFEDDAVQVDAAIIGKGLDIDPWVVQSLIRESKITSRCERGEGADAGRLRLTFFLGNRRFCVIVDEAGRIIQRSAIDFGELALPRALRRPGG is encoded by the coding sequence ATGATGGCGACGATCAAATTCGAAGACGACGCAGTGCAGGTCGATGCCGCAATCATTGGCAAAGGGCTTGATATTGACCCTTGGGTTGTCCAATCACTCATTCGGGAAAGCAAGATAACTAGCAGGTGTGAGCGCGGCGAAGGCGCAGATGCCGGGCGCCTACGGCTGACATTCTTTTTAGGCAACCGCCGGTTCTGTGTCATTGTTGACGAAGCCGGACGGATCATCCAGCGATCTGCCATCGATTTTGGCGAGCTCGCTCTACCCAGGGCACTTCGAAGGCCGGGCGGATGA
- a CDS encoding cyclic nucleotide-binding/CBS domain-containing protein, whose protein sequence is MARKRLVTVGYDAPMLEAARLLGGSPDLVVVCGHDRLLKGVITKTDIVRQIGQCQGSSCQIATSSVMTQDVAICRPADWLHDVWSIMKERRLKNIPVIDAESRPIGVLNARDALEALMLEVEQEETLLRDYVMCVGYR, encoded by the coding sequence ATGGCCCGCAAAAGGCTCGTCACTGTCGGATATGATGCTCCAATGCTTGAAGCAGCACGACTGCTTGGTGGCTCACCGGACCTAGTCGTTGTTTGCGGCCACGATCGGCTTTTGAAAGGCGTGATTACGAAAACGGATATCGTAAGGCAGATAGGCCAGTGTCAGGGTTCTAGCTGCCAAATCGCGACATCGTCGGTGATGACCCAGGATGTCGCCATCTGCCGACCGGCGGACTGGTTGCACGATGTCTGGTCGATCATGAAGGAGCGCCGGCTGAAAAACATTCCCGTCATCGATGCAGAGTCTCGACCGATCGGAGTGCTCAACGCGCGAGATGCGCTTGAGGCGCTCATGCTGGAAGTGGAACAAGAAGAGACGCTTTTGCGCGATTATGTGATGTGCGTTGGCTATCGCTGA
- a CDS encoding Tim44/TimA family putative adaptor protein has protein sequence MNETADPNNAILLVAIIAFYWALLGSWGQPLPRSGEDKAKRDDVQTRQRTGCIENTSSGDLPLDVIRKIDPGFDLAKFLAGANAAYEIVLLAYACGDMQTLKRLVGPQVLDIFEQATAERRDRQEMLQLTFIGMREATVISALEKDGIAEIAIRFVSDVVSVTRSANDAIVAGDPQQITEVIDAWTFACDTQSRKRKWMLIATDGG, from the coding sequence ATGAACGAGACCGCAGATCCAAACAACGCGATACTGCTCGTTGCGATCATCGCGTTTTATTGGGCATTGCTGGGCAGTTGGGGCCAACCTCTGCCGCGCTCGGGAGAAGACAAGGCCAAACGGGACGATGTGCAGACGAGGCAACGAACCGGCTGTATCGAAAACACGTCTTCCGGGGACCTGCCATTGGACGTTATCCGAAAAATTGATCCGGGTTTTGACCTCGCCAAGTTTCTGGCCGGCGCCAATGCGGCTTATGAAATTGTCCTGTTGGCCTATGCATGCGGCGACATGCAGACATTAAAGCGCCTTGTCGGGCCGCAAGTGCTCGACATCTTCGAGCAAGCGACAGCCGAACGCCGAGATCGGCAAGAGATGCTGCAGTTGACATTCATCGGCATGCGCGAAGCGACGGTCATCAGTGCTCTCGAAAAGGATGGTATCGCTGAGATTGCCATTCGCTTCGTTTCCGACGTAGTCAGCGTTACACGCTCGGCCAATGATGCGATTGTTGCCGGCGATCCCCAGCAGATCACTGAGGTGATCGATGCGTGGACGTTCGCCTGTGACACCCAGTCAAGGAAGCGCAAGTGGATGCTGATCGCCACTGATGGAGGATAG